The sequence AATCCGCCAAGGGAAAGGGCGAGCCGCCATCCGGCCCGATGGCGAGCGTGGTGATGCCTTGCAGTATTTGGCTGCGGGCCGTGGAATCAGTCAGCAAACCTCGTTCGGAATGGTTATGTACGTCAACGAACCCAGGCGCAACGATCAACCCGCGGGCGTCAATCACGCGTTCGCCTGCGTGCGGTTTCAGTTTCCCAATCGCACTGATTTGGTCGCCGATGATACGGACATCTGCTTGCCTGCCATGCGCGCCAGTACCATCAATTACGATCCCGCCAGCGAGCAAGAGCGACGTCGCCGAGTTGTTTTGCGGCGCTGATGGAATTGTCAGGCAAGCGAGTACGAGCCAACACGCAATGACCTTTTTCATGCTGCCTCCGCTAACAACGACAGTACTGCATTGTCTACAGCACTGCCGTTGGGATTCTCTTTGATCGAACTTGGTAGAAAGGCTTGTTACTGACCTTGCAGCTTGCGCGCAGCCTCATTCACCTGGGCCGCCATGCCGTCCAACGTTTGGCTGACGACCTTGACCTGTTCGTTGGCCTCTGCCCAGTTCTTTTGCTCCAACGCCTCGCGCACACCGGGTAAGGTCTTCACGCCATAGCCAGTGTAAAAGCCTGGCGCGTATATCTGGTGCTTGAACCATGCGCGGCGCGGCAGCCCCGCGTCAGACAATAGTTTGCGCTCTGATTGATAGAGCAGGGCATTCAGCGCTTTCAACTCAGGTGTTGAAAGCGGCGCACCGTTGCTTGGCTTGCTACGCACCGCTCTATCATAGCTATCTGCCGCGTTGCGCAATTGAATGGCAGCCTTGCGCAACGGTGCGAGGTCAACATTCTGCTTTGGCAGCTTTGCCAATTCATCAACGTAGCCGCTGATCGTCTCAGCCAGATTGGTGAACTCGAACGGCAGCACTTGCGCATCCGCCAGCCGCAGCGTCGCGGTGCCTGCGGCTTGCACAAGCGTGCGGCCGTATTCAAACGTGCCATCCGAAAATTTTTGATACCAGGCGATGGAATCATAGATCGAGTGGTAAATGCCGCCGCCTGCTTCGCCGCCAAATCCGATGTTGAGGGAAGCGATGCCAAGATGGTCAATGAAGGCCGTGTAATCGGAGCCTGAACCCAAGGCGCTGATGCGCAAGTCGCCGCGATTGCGCAATTCGTTACGTTCCTCATCGCCCCGCGCCTGTTCCAGCCGCCGCGCCTGCATTGCCTCCCAAAGCGATTGCTTGCGCTTGGGGTCGTTGACCGAACGCGCTACATCGTTGATGAAGTGTTCGAGTGAATGCGAACCGCTGGCATTGAACCAGCCTTTGCTGGTGCTGTCGCTGTTAAGATACGCGACGGCTTTCTGTTTCAACTCTTCCGCGTGCTGTTCGACCCATTCGGTGGAACCGAGCAAGCCTTGTTCTTCACCATCCCAAGCGCAAAAGATGATCGTGCGTTTTGGCCGCCAGCCTTGTTTGAGCAATTCGCCAAAAGCGCGCGCTTCTTCGAGTACCGCTACCATTCCGCTGACCGGATCATCTGCGCCATTGACCCAGGCGTCGTGATGGTTGCCGCGAATGATCCACTCATCGGGAAAGGCGCTGCCTTCGATTTTGGCAATTACGTCGTAAAGCGTCACCTGCTTCCAATCGAAGGTTGCTTTCAGATGTACTGTCGCAGGACCCGGACCAGTGTGATAAGTGACTGGCAAAGCACCGCGCCAATTATCAGGCACGACTTGTCCGCCCAAACTTTTCAACAACGGCAACGCATCGCCGTAGGAAATGGGCAGCACCGGAATTTTCAAAATAGTTTTCGCTTCTTCGCGCGTCAGGCGTTTGGCCTCTTTTGTCGCGCCTATACCCGGTGTCAACGGATCGCCCGGATGAATTGGCATATCCATTACACTGCCACGTTGCGCACCGAATTCCGGCCGCCAGGGTCCTTTGGGATAAACATCGCCTTGATAATAACCATCATCTTTCGGATCGGAATAAATCAAACAACCCACCGCGCCATGTTCGTAAGCAACCTTAGGCTTGATACCGCGCCAACTGCCGCCATAGCGCGCAATCACAATCTTACCCTTTACGTCTACGCCAAGCTTGGCCAGGACTTCGTAATCAGCAGGCACACCGTAATTCGCATAGACCAACTGCGCGGTGACATCGCCTTCGCCCGAATAAGCGTTGTACACGGGCAATTGATTTGCATCGCCCGAATCAGCGTCTTCCTTTAGGGCAGGTTCTTTCAAACTGGCGTTGTATTTTTCTGGCGCGATCAATTCAACTACACGCTCTTTCGGTGTCGGGAAAAGCACGTCATATTCTTCCAACTTCGTTTGCAAGCCCCATGAAATCAGGCGCTCGCGCATCCACTCAGCATTGCGTTTATCAGCGGGCGAACCCAGATGATGCGGCTCCGCCGCGAGTACATTCATGTATTCGCGCAAGTTTTCTGTTTTAGGTACGGCTCGGAAATTTTCTTCCCAGTCAATGCCGTGCTTGGTTTGCGCATGGATGTTCGTAAGCGAGTTACGTTTGCGTGCAACAACGGTGAAAACAGGTGAAAACGTCTGGAGGGCTAATAAATACAGGCTAATCGTCGCGGCAATGCGAATCAAGAGGCGGTTGCGCATGCGTTCTCCTTCAAGTGATTGATGTGTTGAGATTGCTGAAACTACAACGAAAATTTGTGCGAAATGATTATCGTATGAGATGTGATGACAAACAAATGTTGCGCGCATGTTTTTCTGCGCGCACGAAAATGAATTTGCCGATGATTGCTGAAAGGTGCATGGGTATTGATGATTTCGCGTTTATAGAACTGAATGGCGAAGCTTGCATGCAAGTTGCCGCGTTAAGCTTGTCGCCTGCAATAAACTTTTTTCTTGACACATGTATTGAACGAGTTTATAAGCACATCTAGTGTGTTAATCGCTCTAGGCTACAAGTGATATTTCAATACATCATCTTGTGGTCAGGCTATTCAGAGAGAAAGGAGATTAAAATCATGGCAGCAAAGAAAGCAGCTAAGAAGGCTCCGGCGAAGAAAGCCGCCAAGCCCGCGAAGAAAGCCGCGAAGAAAGCCGCGAAGAAGTAGTGCTACTTCATTCCAGGCTGAATTGGGGCAACCCAATTCATTGTTCAAAAGATAACGATGGGGGTGAGCAATCACCCCCATTTTATTGCCTAAACTCAGCGCACAGCCACAGCATTCAACCATGATCAAGTTCAAAGAAACCGGGCTTTATAGCGCCGCATTACTGCTGGGCATTGTCGTATTGCTAATCGGCCTGGGCATCCATTCGTGGAAGCTGTTTGCCGTGGGCGCGTTGGTGGCGGGCGCGGGCGGCTGCTTTGGCATGCTTGCAACGCTGATGAAGAGTTCTTGAATTCACGCATCTTGTTTCGAGGTTTTGTTTGAGCACGCGCTATCTCATTCGTCACGGACAAGCAGGCCCGCGCGACAATTACGATGTGTTGTCGGCGTTAATTACGATGTGTTGTCGGCGTTGGGCTAACAACAGGCGCAGCACTTGTGCGGCTATTGCACCGCACAAGCAAACGCGTTGGACGCTGTTTACGCGGGCAACTTGCACAGGTCACAACAAACCGCGCAAATCTTCAGCACGAGTTTGCAAGCGTACAGCCAAGCCACTGTCACAATTCAAGCGGAGATCGTTGTAGATGAACGATGGCGCGAATTCAGTTTAGCGACCGTCTATCGCGGCTTGGCGGCGAAGTTATGCGCGGATGAGGCAGGCTTTGCGGAGGATTTTGCCGAGATGCAAACGTTGTTGTTGACAGAACCGAATACGACACGCGCGGCGGTCGAGCGTTGTGACCGCGCGGTGATTCAGGTGCGGATGGAAAATCGTTATCCGGAATATGCGAGCGAAAGCTGGCTGACCTTTCGCCGCGTCGTTGAAAGCAGTTTGCCTGAGTTGCCGGAACGGAGAGAAAAGCAGATTGCGATCTTTACTTCCGCCACGCCCATCGCGATTTGGACTGGGCTGGCGTTGGGATTGACGAATGCCAAAATACTCAGCCTGACGGGCGTGCTTAATAATGCCGGCATCACGACCTTCAAATTGCACGCGGGCGAATTGCGTTTGCTGAGCTTTAACAACACGTCACACTTGACTGATCCGGCGCTGCGCACGTTTCGATGAAGACAGTATAAAAGCAAAAGAAAAAGGGATGCGTGATGCGCATCCCTTTTTCTGTTTAATACACCCGCCGCGATTCGAACGCGGGACCTTCAGCTCCGGAGGCTGACGCTCTATCCAGCTGAGCTACGGGTGCCGAAATCGCTGGTGAACATACAACAGGCTTACCACGCGGTCAACCGGCTAATCAGAGCGTCTGCCGCCAAACACAAGGCGATATGCACCGAGCAAAATCAGCGAGCCGACAATTGCCATTGGGATTGTGGCGACAGCAGACGGGTCATGCGACCACCAACGGCTAATTAGCGTCCCAATCAGGGCGCCAATCATGCCGATGATCGCCGTCCCGACAATGCCGCCAGGGTCTTTGCCCGGCATGATCAGCTTGGCAATCGCGCCGACGATCAATCCCGTCAGCATCATTCCCAACAGACTCGACAAACCTGTCATAGCTGGTTCCTCCGTTCGTTAGGCCTCGGTGCCGTGACACTTTTTGTATTTCTTGCCCGAACCACAAGGACAAGGATCGTTGCGTCCGACCTTGGGGTGATCGCTCACCACCGTGCGCGGTTTGCCGGCATCTTCGCCCGCCGCTGCCGCACCTGCATTGGCTTTGGTGAACGTCATCTGCCCGCGACGCGGGCGGCGTTGTAAGCGCTCTTCGGGCGGCTGTTCGACGGTCACTTGCAAGTGGTAGAGCATGCGCACGGTTTCAACGTCTATGCGATAAAGCATCTGCTCGAACATCTCGAACGACTGCTTCTTGTATTCGACCAGTGGGTCTTTTTGCGCGTAGCCGACCTGATTGACCCATTCTTTCAAATGGTCAATCGCCATCAAGTGATCTTTCCACTGCGCGTCAACGATGTTCAGCCGGATGATGCGTTCGTAATAGCGCATCGCCTCTGGGCCAACGAGTTGCTCTTTCTCAGCATAATCTTTCTGTAGTTGTTCCCAGACTGCCTGACGGATTTCATCGCGTTCTAGCTTCTCTAAATTGATCTGCGCTTCGTCCAGATCCAGGCCAAATTCAAATTGCACCTGCACCTTGAACCCTTCCAGGTTCCATTCGTCGGGTGACGCATCCAGGCTCATGAACTGGTCGAGCAAATCGTCGAGCACATCACCCGCGATTTCCTGCAATTCACCGCGATGATCGGGCTGTTCCAGCAGCGTGCGGCGCAGACTGTAAATCGTCTCGCGCTGCTTGTTCATCACGTCGTCATATTCGAGCAGGTGTTTGCGGATCGTGTAGTTGTGCGCTTCGACGTTCTTTTGCGCAGCTTCGATGCGCTTGCTAACCATCTTCGATTCGATGGCGACGCCTTCTTCCATGCCGAGCTTTTGCATGATGGCTTTGACGCGGTCGCCCGCGAAAATGCGCATCAGGTCGTCTTCCAGCGAAAGGAAAAAGCGCGAAGAACCGGGGTCGCCCTGACGGCCGGAGCGTCCACGCAACTGGTTGTCAATGCGGCGCGATTCGTGGCGCTCGGTGCCGAGGATGTGCAATCCGCCCAGGCTGACTACTTCATCGTGTTCGTCGGAAATGCTCGGTTTGACCTGTTCGATGGCCGACTCAAGTTGTTCGGGCGAAGCTTCGTCAGGATTGACCTCCTGCCGTTTGAGCAATTCGCGGCCCAGATAATCGGCATTACCGCCGAGCAGAATGTCGGTACCGCGGCCAGCCATGTTGGTGGCAATCGTGACCGCGCCTTTGCGTCCGGCCTGCGCGACGATTTCGGCTTCGCGTCCGGCATTTTCTGGCTTGGCGTTCAGCACATTGTGCTTGATGCCCATTTGTTTGAGGCGATTTGAGATCACCTCAGAGTTTTCGACCGAAACAGTACCAACCAGAATCGGCTGGCCTTTCTCGTTCAACTCTTTGATCTCTTCGGCCACCGCTTCCCACTTCTCACCCAGCGTGCGGTAAATGACATCAGAGTTATCAATGCGCACCATTGGGCGGTGCGTCGGAATAAGCGCAACATCCAGGTTGTAAATCTTGGCGAACTCGACCGACTCGGTTTCGGCGGTACCCGTCATGCCGGCCAGCTTCTG is a genomic window of Acidobacteriota bacterium containing:
- a CDS encoding histidine phosphatase family protein — encoded protein: MDAVYAGNLHRSQQTAQIFSTSLQAYSQATVTIQAEIVVDERWREFSLATVYRGLAAKLCADEAGFAEDFAEMQTLLLTEPNTTRAAVERCDRAVIQVRMENRYPEYASESWLTFRRVVESSLPELPERREKQIAIFTSATPIAIWTGLALGLTNAKILSLTGVLNNAGITTFKLHAGELRLLSFNNTSHLTDPALRTFR
- the secA gene encoding preprotein translocase subunit SecA; the protein is REASWRATGMRHFDVQMIGGMVLHRGMISEMRTGEGKTLVATLPVYLNALLGKGVHVVTVNDYLARRDAEWMGKIYKFLGLTVGIIQNDLDDFERQEAYKCDITYGTNNEFGFDYLRDNMKFDVATCVQRGHYFGIVDEVDSILIDEARTPLIISGGADDTTTKYYEADAVIPKLTPEVDYQVDEKQHRATLTEPGIEKAERMLGYGNLFDPSNMEILHCLNQALVAHTLYHRDKNYIVNDEGVVIVDEFTGRIMTGRRWSDGLHQAVEAKEGVKIERETHTLATITLQNYFRMYQKLAGMTGTAETESVEFAKIYNLDVALIPTHRPMVRIDNSDVIYRTLGEKWEAVAEEIKELNEKGQPILVGTVSVENSEVISNRLKQMGIKHNVLNAKPENAGREAEIVAQAGRKGAVTIATNMAGRGTDILLGGNADYLGRELLKRQEVNPDEASPEQLESAIEQVKPSISDEHDEVVSLGGLHILGTERHESRRIDNQLRGRSGRQGDPGSSRFFLSLEDDLMRIFAGDRVKAIMQKLGMEEGVAIESKMVSKRIEAAQKNVEAHNYTIRKHLLEYDDVMNKQRETIYSLRRTLLEQPDHRGELQEIAGDVLDDLLDQFMSLDASPDEWNLEGFKVQVQFEFGLDLDEAQINLEKLERDEIRQAVWEQLQKDYAEKEQLVGPEAMRYYERIIRLNIVDAQWKDHLMAIDHLKEWVNQVGYAQKDPLVEYKKQSFEMFEQMLYRIDVETVRMLYHLQVTVEQPPEERLQRRPRRGQMTFTKANAGAAAAGEDAGKPRTVVSDHPKVGRNDPCPCGSGKKYKKCHGTEA
- a CDS encoding M28 family peptidase encodes the protein MRNRLLIRIAATISLYLLALQTFSPVFTVVARKRNSLTNIHAQTKHGIDWEENFRAVPKTENLREYMNVLAAEPHHLGSPADKRNAEWMRERLISWGLQTKLEEYDVLFPTPKERVVELIAPEKYNASLKEPALKEDADSGDANQLPVYNAYSGEGDVTAQLVYANYGVPADYEVLAKLGVDVKGKIVIARYGGSWRGIKPKVAYEHGAVGCLIYSDPKDDGYYQGDVYPKGPWRPEFGAQRGSVMDMPIHPGDPLTPGIGATKEAKRLTREEAKTILKIPVLPISYGDALPLLKSLGGQVVPDNWRGALPVTYHTGPGPATVHLKATFDWKQVTLYDVIAKIEGSAFPDEWIIRGNHHDAWVNGADDPVSGMVAVLEEARAFGELLKQGWRPKRTIIFCAWDGEEQGLLGSTEWVEQHAEELKQKAVAYLNSDSTSKGWFNASGSHSLEHFINDVARSVNDPKRKQSLWEAMQARRLEQARGDEERNELRNRGDLRISALGSGSDYTAFIDHLGIASLNIGFGGEAGGGIYHSIYDSIAWYQKFSDGTFEYGRTLVQAAGTATLRLADAQVLPFEFTNLAETISGYVDELAKLPKQNVDLAPLRKAAIQLRNAADSYDRAVRSKPSNGAPLSTPELKALNALLYQSERKLLSDAGLPRRAWFKHQIYAPGFYTGYGVKTLPGVREALEQKNWAEANEQVKVVSQTLDGMAAQVNEAARKLQGQ
- a CDS encoding GlsB/YeaQ/YmgE family stress response membrane protein, which encodes MTGLSSLLGMMLTGLIVGAIAKLIMPGKDPGGIVGTAIIGMIGALIGTLISRWWSHDPSAVATIPMAIVGSLILLGAYRLVFGGRRSD